A window of Desulfofalx alkaliphila DSM 12257 contains these coding sequences:
- the rpsG gene encoding 30S ribosomal protein S7, with translation MPRRGDIPKREVLPDPVYNSKVVTKLINQIMLDGKRGIAERIVYDAFDIVRDKTGKDPLEVFEEAMKNVMPVLEVKARRVGGANYQVPVEVRHERRQTLGIRWLTKYTRERSGRSMAEKLANELMDAAQNTGGAVKKREDTHKMAEANKAFAHYRW, from the coding sequence GTGCCCAGAAGAGGTGATATTCCCAAGCGGGAAGTACTGCCGGATCCCGTATACAACAGCAAGGTTGTAACTAAACTAATAAATCAAATTATGCTCGATGGCAAACGCGGAATTGCAGAAAGAATTGTATACGATGCCTTTGATATTGTCCGTGACAAAACCGGCAAAGACCCATTAGAGGTATTCGAAGAAGCCATGAAAAATGTAATGCCGGTATTGGAAGTTAAAGCCCGCAGAGTTGGTGGTGCGAACTACCAGGTGCCTGTTGAAGTGCGTCACGAACGCCGCCAGACACTGGGTATTCGTTGGCTCACCAAATACACTCGCGAGCGTTCAGGAAGAAGCATGGCCGAAAAACTGGCCAATGAACTAATGGATGCAGCACAAAACACCGGTGGTGCTGTGAAAAAACGCGAAGATACACATAAAATGGCAGAAGCTAACAAGGCATTTGCGCATTACAGGTGGTAA
- a CDS encoding ribosomal L7Ae/L30e/S12e/Gadd45 family protein → MSIKRLANARQKTVGAKQTMKAVEKGRAKVVYVAKNAERRVTEPIIKVCQDKAIPIEEVESMQLLGKTCGIEVRCAVASIIED, encoded by the coding sequence ATGTCCATTAAAAGACTCGCCAATGCCCGCCAAAAGACAGTTGGTGCTAAACAAACGATGAAGGCTGTGGAAAAGGGGCGGGCTAAGGTGGTATATGTGGCCAAAAACGCCGAGAGGCGCGTCACAGAACCAATAATAAAGGTCTGCCAAGATAAAGCCATACCTATCGAAGAGGTAGAAAGTATGCAGCTGCTGGGCAAGACCTGTGGTATTGAAGTGCGTTGTGCCGTGGCGTCAATTATTGAAGATTAG
- the rpsL gene encoding 30S ribosomal protein S12: MPTFSQLIRKGREMQTGQSNSPALKNSPQKRGVCTRVYTTTPKKPNSALRKVARVRLTNGIEVTSYIPGIGHNLQEHSVVLVRGGRVKDIPGVRYHIVRGALDTAGVQNRNQARSKYGAKKAK; the protein is encoded by the coding sequence ATGCCAACCTTTAGCCAACTTATTCGTAAAGGTAGGGAGATGCAAACAGGTCAATCCAACTCCCCTGCCCTGAAAAACAGTCCGCAAAAACGTGGAGTTTGCACGAGGGTTTACACTACAACCCCTAAAAAGCCAAACTCTGCCTTGCGTAAAGTTGCCAGGGTTCGCCTTACAAACGGTATTGAAGTAACCTCCTACATTCCAGGTATTGGTCATAACTTACAAGAGCACTCCGTGGTACTGGTTCGTGGAGGACGTGTTAAGGACATACCAGGTGTGCGTTACCATATTGTTCGGGGCGCGCTGGATACCGCCGGTGTGCAAAATCGAAACCAAGCACGTTCTAAATATGGCGCTAAAAAGGCTAAGTAG